In a genomic window of Quercus lobata isolate SW786 chromosome 4, ValleyOak3.0 Primary Assembly, whole genome shotgun sequence:
- the LOC115988108 gene encoding uncharacterized protein LOC115988108: protein MSCLAWNCRGLGNPLAEDELVEIIRAQDPVMVFLSETWSGRKQLEKIRCKIKYAGVFTVPSQGRGGGLALLWKSEFTVWVDSFSKFHIDAVVNEMTAEAWRFTGFYGEPNTNYREEAWSMLRMLRSKPHLPWCCMGDFNEILQTEEKRGGRIRAHDQMQAFRDVLDDCGLVDLGFSGPEFTWHSRRYGHLIWERLDRGVANYDWLAKFPAASVRHLHCFSSDHLPIKLVLDPNSESQRWFRRPFRFEEMWLADRGCKDIVLRAWEVQQDGSPMFKVSKKLRKCKRMLKSWSKDHFGSVKR, encoded by the coding sequence ATGAGTTGCCTAGCCTGGAACTgccgtgggcttgggaacccactGGCAGAGGACGAGCTCGTAGAAATTATTCGAGCTCAAGATCCCGTGATGGTTTTCTTGTCAGAAACATGGTCTGGAAGAAAACAGTTAGAGAAGATTCGGTGTAAAATCAAATATGCGGGTGTTTTTACCGTTCCTAGTCAAGGTAGAGGTGGAGGTTTGGCTCTCCTCTGGAAATCGGAATTTACGGTGTGGGTGGATAGTTTCTCAAAATTTCATATAGATGCTGTGGTGAACGAAATGACGGCAGAGGCTTGGCGTTTTACCGGTTTCTATGGCGAACCCAATACAAACTACAGGGAGGAAGCTTGGAGTATGTTACGGATGTTGCGATCCAAACCGCACTTGCCATGGTGTTGTATGGGAGATTTTAACGAGATACTCCAGACggaagagaagagaggaggCAGAATTAGAGCGCATGACCAGATGCAAGCTTTCCGGGATGTGTTAGACGATTGTGGTTTGGTGGATCTTGGTTTCTCTGGACCTGAGTTTACGTGGCACAGCCGAAGATATGGTCACCTAATATGGGAACGGTTAGACAGGGGAGTAGCTAACTACGATTGGCTAGCAAAATTTCCAGCAGCTTCAGTTCGTCATCTCCATTGTTTTTCATCTGATCATCTACCCATAAAGCTGGTTCTTGATCCCAATAGCGAATCACAACGTTGGTTCCGGCGTCCTTTCCGATTTGAAGAGATGTGGCTGGCAGATAGGGGTTGTAAGGACATTGTCTTAAGAGCTTGGGAAGTTCAACAAGATGGGAGTCCAATGTTTAAAGTATCCAAGAAGCTCAGGAAATGTAAAAGAATGCTCAAGTCATGGAGCAAAGATCACTTTGGCAGTGTTAAGCGATAA